The region gggagcACCAGTGTGTTAGCGTGGCTGCCTGGTACTATAGTAGATCCTATACTCATCCTGGGTCCAACTAACATGTAGcgtttgtctcctgatctgtactggatgctgtggcAAAGTGTTCCATCATAATTAGTCTCTGGCAGATATTTAGAAGTGTAGTCTGGAGATTTGGAGCACTGCATTGCAATCAggacgatgatgctgatgatgaagagaactgaaacGGAGCCCAAAGTGATCATCAGATAAAAAGTCACGTGACTGTCCTCGTCGTCTTTTGCAGAACTTTgaaggtcagaagcagcaaaagcctctttgggctccaccagtttgaccatcacagtagctgttgctgacagggaaacgttgccattgtctttgaccagtatgaccagtttatgctcagcctcgtctgtctctgtgaatgagcgcagtgttctgatctgtcctgtgtagcggtccaaaccaaagagactgtggtcactaacttgctgcagtgagaacaacaaccagccgttatatcctatatcagcatcataggctctgactttagtcaccaagtgtcctgcgttcacattgcggggaatctcctccacaccttcagcagaaccgttggagctgactggatacaggatgactggagcgttgtcgttctgatccagaatgaacaccttcactgtcacgttgctgctcagtgacggaCTTCCAGAATCTGAGGCAACCACTTGGAACTGGAACGTTTTTAGAGTTTCAAAGTCAAAACTTTTCAGAGCTGAAATTTGTCCGTTCTCTGAGTTTACGTTCAAGAATGACGTCACATCGTTTAACCTTGCGATACTATAACTGATCACAGCGTTCTCACTCACGTCATTGTCTGTTGCACTAACAGAAAATATTGAAGCTCCAGCAACATTATTTTCCACCAGATAAAACTGTAAAGGATTCTGGATAAATCTGGGACTGTTGTCATTTATATCCGATACCTGAACCTGAATACTTCTAACAGTAGACAAAGGCGGCTCACCACAGTCAACAGCCTGTATTATTATGTCATAGTGTGACGTCATTTCCCGATCCAAAAATCCCTTTGTGACGATAGAGTAAGTGTTCTCCTTATAGGAAGGTTTCAGCTCAAAAGGTACGTCTGAAGTGATGCGTGAAATAATTTTTCCGTTGACACCAGAGTCTTTATCACTCACACTGATCAGAGAAATAACAGTTCCAGGCTTTGAATCTTCAGGGACAGTGTTTGACAGTGATGTCACTTCTATTTCTGGAGGATTGTCATTAACGTCTTTTACCTTTACAGTAACTCTGCAACGACTCGTTAGTGGAGGTGTCCCTTTGTCCGTCGCCTCAATATCTAATCGATATGTTTCTGATTCTTCATAATTCAACAGCCCCTTAAGCCGAATTTTACCATTTAATCTATCCAGTTCAAATATGTCATAAACGTTACGTACTAATGTTTTGCTGAGACTGTACTCTATTTCTCCATTAGCTCCTTCATCTGGATCTATCGCACTCACTTTAGTTACAGTTGTGCCAACGGGAGCATTTTCGAAAATTTCTACTTGATATGTATCCTTGATAAATACAGGAcgattatcattattatcaagaACAATAATGGAAACATTTAATGTTCCTGATCTTTGAGGTTTACCTCCATCAACCGCCGTCACAAATAAcgagtgtttctgtttttcctctctatcTAATTGTTTCTTTAGCAACAAAAGTGGGATTTTATCTTCATCGGTTTGACTCGTCTCGATATCAAAATGATCATTTGCTGATATTAAATATGTACGGATGGAATTCACGCCGGAGTCCGGATCGCGGGCTGCATGTATTTCGAATCGAGTCCCCGATGATGTTTGCTCTGCAATTTGAAATCTTTGTTCAGTTTCAGGAAAAATAGGTGAGTGATCATTAATATCGGTGATTTCTACAACAACATAATGTATTTCCAGAGGGTTTTCAACAAGAATCTTAAGCTCAATCAAACACGCACTTCTGCCCGGACACGTCTCCTCTCTGTCGATTTTCTTACGGACCTTTAACGCACCAGTGTCCGCGTCCACGTCGAAAAAAGCCTCCTTAGATCCAGAAACAACGCGCAATCCCCGATCAGCCAGCGATGTTCTATCCATTCCAAGATCTTTAGCGACATTTCCAACAGCGGTtccttctctcgtctcctctgGAATTGAATACCGCAGTTCAGCCACAGCCTTCCCGAAAATCAGCAGAAcggaaaaatgaaaaaggaaaaagcaagaACGGGCTCCAAAGCGACGTGTTTTATTTCCCATCGTGATTCCCAAACGCATCCACACACGAGCCTGTGTCAGCAACAATCTGATTGTGTAATTCCGACCTTTTCAATATCGCATCGAGAAAATAGAGGACCCGGACTCACCGAGGCTCAGAATGAAATCAAGTGCATCCTCAGATGTGAGCTACCGAACAAAGCCTTCAGTGAGGAGGGTCTGGTTCTCGTTTATGGCACTTTTGATGTAACAGTGACACCAAGAGGGGGGAGAAACCACGTGGTTCACAGTTGCCAAAAACACAATTCACTAAAAAGATGCCCGTTATTATACTCGTAAAAACAACCCGTCATTTCAATGTTGTCAGGCTATAACGGGCAGTTTTACGtgtattattaattatttacctctgtttttagaattGTAGACACTGCAGTACAAGATAGTGAGAACAAAAACGAAATATTGACTGACCAGAGAGAGATTTTCTCTGATTGGATTCTTAGAATTTCAGCACCATGGAAAGCAAATGGATCTCAGTTTAcccttttaaaaaatctatattcATCTATTATAAAGAGAAAACAGCACCAAAAgtaacaaataaaagaaaactctTCAATAAGAAACAGGATAACTGCAATCATTGTTACGACCTGTGTACTGAGTGTTATGATTCAAAAGAGTTTGACTTTATATTTAGCAGCTTTTGCCAAACATGATATAAATGAATCAAGTATGGAGCCGTGAGAAACTAGGAATTGATAATACTGCTTTCAATAATTATTTGAGAATAATACATTCTATTAtaacatttttgttgttttttatgttttttttcctgtcagagaAATCTGTAGGTAAGCAGCACAAAGATGGACTGACGTTTCCTTTTATAGCTTGAGAACTGGCTGAAATTCAGACCCAACAATCTCCTCTCTTATTCCATCATAAATAACATTCATCAACATGGTACACGTCTGAGCAATCAGAAAAACATTTAACTACAAATCTcttacctcctcattgtttctcctcctgtcagggagcACCAGCGTATTAGCGTGGCTGCCTGGTACTATAGTAGATCCTATACTCATCCTGGGTCCAACTAACATGTAGcgtttgtctcctgatctgtactggatgctgtggcacagtgtcccatcataattagtctctggcagatatttagaagtgtagtctggagatttggagcactgcattgcaatcaggacgatgatgctgatgatgaagagaactgacACGGAGCCCAAAGTGATGATCAGATAAAAAGTCACGTGACTGTCCTCATCGTCCTTTGCAGAACTTTgaaggtcagaagcagcaaaagcctctttgggctccaccagtttgaccatcacagtagctgttgctgacagggaaacgttgccattgtctttgaccagtatgaccagtttatgctcagcctcgtctgtctctgtgaatgagcgcagtgttctgatctgtcctgtgtagcggtccaaaccaaagagactgtggtcactaacttgctgcagtgagaacaacaaccagccgttatatcctatatcagcatcataggctctgactttagtcaccaagtgtcctgcgttcacattgcggggaatctcctccacaccttcagcagaaccgttggagctgactggatacaggatgactggagcgttgtcgttctgatccagaatgaacacgttcactgtcacgttgctgctcagtgacggaCTTCCAGAATCTGAGGCAACAACTTGGAACTGGAACGTTTTCAAAGTTTCAAAGTCAAAACTTTTGA is a window of Takifugu rubripes chromosome 14, fTakRub1.2, whole genome shotgun sequence DNA encoding:
- the LOC115252454 gene encoding protocadherin beta-15-like yields the protein MRLGITMGNKTRRFGARSCFFLFHFSVLLIFGKAVAELRYSIPEETREGTAVGNVAKDLGMDRTSLADRGLRVVSGSKEAFFDVDADTGALKVRKKIDREETCPGRSACLIELKILVENPLEIHYVVVEITDINDHSPIFPETEQRFQIAEQTSSGTRFEIHAARDPDSGVNSIRTYLISANDHFDIETSQTDEDKIPLLLLKKQLDREEKQKHSLFVTAVDGGKPQRSGTLNVSIIVLDNNDNRPVFIKDTYQVEIFENAPVGTTVTKVSAIDPDEGANGEIEYSLSKTLVRNVYDIFELDRLNGKIRLKGLLNYEESETYRLDIEATDKGTPPLTSRCRVTVKVKDVNDNPPEIEVTSLSNTVPEDSKPGTVISLISVSDKDSGVNGKIISRITSDVPFELKPSYKENTYSIVTKGFLDREMTSHYDIIIQAVDCGEPPLSTVRSIQVQVSDINDNSPRFIQNPLQFYLVENNVAGASIFSVSATDNDVSENAVISYSIARLNDVTSFLNVNSENGQISALKSFDFETLKTFQFQVVASDSGSPSLSSNVTVKVFILDQNDNAPVILYPVSSNGSAEGVEEIPRNVNAGHLVTKVRAYDADIGYNGWLLFSLQQVSDHSLFGLDRYTGQIRTLRSFTETDEAEHKLVILVKDNGNVSLSATATVMVKLVEPKEAFAASDLQSSAKDDEDSHVTFYLMITLGSVSVLFIISIIVLIAMQCSKSPDYTSKYLPETNYDGTLCHSIQYRSGDKRYMLVGPRMSIGSTIVPGSHANTLVLPDRRRNNEEASAQIRYSVPEEVRVGTVVGNVAKDLGLDSGSLTDRRFRAVSGNEEAIFEVNQNNGALFVRKHIDREQLCQGSGACVMELKILVENPLEIHYINVEITDVNDHSPTFPEKEQTFAIAEHTLPGRRFQLHTARDPDAGINSIRTYTVTANEHFEIDISQIEEEKMYLLS